A genomic segment from Glycine soja cultivar W05 chromosome 20, ASM419377v2, whole genome shotgun sequence encodes:
- the LOC114401968 gene encoding sucrose synthase 5-like yields the protein MKDKEEADLILEFQNLTHLELGYSDYTRDWVKGLEVIKRCPNLQILDIDMGSIDMNARGDEGADWLKEWGFDKGWGNTAGRVKETMKLLYEVLESADPLKLESLFSRLPNMFNIVILSIHGYFGQADVLGLLDTRGQVVYILDQVRALEEEPLHKIELHILDVKPQILVVSYYHYYKK from the exons ATGAAGGACAAAGAGGAAGCGGACTTGATTCTTGAGTTTCAAAATTTAACCCACCTAGAATTGGGCTATTCGGATTATACTAGGGATTGGGTTAAGGGCTTAGAAGTGATCAAGCGTTGCCCCAATCTTCAAATTCTTGACATTGATATG GGGAGTATTGACATGAATGCTAGAGGCGATGAAGGAGCAGATTG GCTCAAGGAATGGGGATTTGATAAAGGTTGGGGCAACACTGCAGGAAGGGTTAAAGAGACAATGAaattgctttatgaggtactaGAATCAGCAGATCCACTGAAATTGGAATCACTTTTTAGCAGGCTTCCAAACATGTTCAACATAGTTATCCTCTCTATTCATGGATACTTTGGCCAAGCAGATGTCCTAGGATTGCTAGACACTAGAGGCCAG gtgGTATATATTCTTGATCAAGTAAGGGCCTTAGAGGAAGAACCACTCCATAAGATTGAGCTGCACATCCTTGACGTGAAGCCTCAAATTCTTGTGGTAAGCTActatcactactacaaaaagtag
- the LOC114401969 gene encoding zinc-finger homeodomain protein 2-like, which produces KNNDNEKYHECLKNHTVKIGGHTLDECIKFLPLGKEGTLDVLKCLVCNCHRNFHRKETPNDTHPVPYYHHSPLLLAAYYGEQVGYPRLEGQQCTTLALPTRSRGNGRAQSSREDMEAVSDPTSGATPHGGSSKKRFRTRFTQEQTEKMLAFAKKLGQRILKHNESVVQEFCAQTSVQPHVLKVWVHNNRHTLGKKP; this is translated from the coding sequence AAAAACAACGACAATGAGAAGTATCATGAGTGCCTTAAGAACCACACCGTCAAAATTGGCGGCCACACACTTGATGAATGCATCAAGTTCTTGCCTCTGGGCAAGGAGGGAACCCTGGACGTGCTAAAATGCCTCGTGTGCAACTGCCACCGAAACTTCCATCGTAAGGAGACCCCCAATGACACCCACCCGGTGCCTTACTACCACCACTCGCCGTTGCTGTTGGCAGCGTACTATGGGGAGCAAGTGGGCTACCCCCGTCTGGAAGGGCAACAATGCACCACACTGGCACTCCCCACCAGGTCAAGGGGCAATGGTAGGGCCCAGTCCTCAAGGGAGGACATGGAGGCAGTGTCAGACCCAACGAGTGGTGCCACTCCTCATGGCGGGTCCAGCAAGAAGCGTTTCAGGACTAGGTTCACCCAAGAGCAAACGGAGAAGATGTTGGCCTTTGCAAAAAAGCTTGGTCAGAGGATTCTTAAGCACAATGAGAGTGTTGTGCAGGAGTTTTGTGCCCAAACTAGCGTCCAGCCTCATGTGCTTAAGGTGTGGGTGCACAACAACAGGCACACCTTGGGTAAGAAGCCctag